The Aedes aegypti strain LVP_AGWG chromosome 3, AaegL5.0 Primary Assembly, whole genome shotgun sequence genome contains a region encoding:
- the LOC5567598 gene encoding uncharacterized protein LOC5567598, which translates to MATVTSRLRLGAYLGLMALLATMAGAQETATQRSQVLNDGSFKFAAKTSFSCSGRAAGYYADVETGCQIYHMCDGLGRQFSYACPNTTLFQQRMLICDHWYMVNCSKAESNYAANLLIGQRDKPFVTDDENELRTPRPDLLDTPYAAGYNMDSFKYNYFKTNTQAPQNAIPANGKSSVKTQTVKPKQTTSEIFEESASNHGLPIHWSTRYAKEDDDKERKDDKQELDTPLSTAIPLSTEEAQLQGSKTNERRDVKENENRTTVRVNAKEKQSNRVEEAASNNNQVNVKVPSIRYEPPFTPEEQVKRGSASKETLGAGFKPFESILNFNKKGNRKDYDFSNLFGRNESIRNTPPAQTPTPASTTTPRTIQSSTTRFFSSSSTTPSRSTTRFSSTSRQTGFVTSTGTTQKPISIIVSDLQPPQLNPAQFSPGTGPAFRPAVTTAAPRSTFTATATTTTTTPRPLTLSDPRQSNRAPTTILFNPPAATAGLFENRFALQRPPVTSKVPVPSRDILPPFQNVANFDKIKNRFVSEAIFTRQPITNEPSSGPIKSGIDKLQGDVQIQVRNDNVPRPFSVPTPANDLLPPKKEYVFYDDATTKGPPIYYQWKWSIPSFGLEPPLDAPLTDEEKLLTQLNPASQDSPDSNREHNQTARSISSETGNPGENPSTSNTIAEANKRKIQLPTHNYLELRKQLAIPDFTFPLESAGTAQSVYEQEGAVNSFQIKIPAYARSDDDSRAWYGENAKCPQCHPAFMRPGSCEPCIKIRR; encoded by the exons CGGTCCCAGGTGCTCAACGATGGATCGTTCAAGTTTGCCGCCAAGACGAGTTTTTCCTGCAGTGGACGAGCCGCCGGATACTACGCAGACGTCGAAACGGGTTGTCAG ATCTACCACATGTGTGACGGATTGGGACGGCAGTTTAGCTACGCTTGTCCCAACACTACGCTGTTCCAGCAGCGAATGCTGATCTGCGATCATTGGTACATGGTCAACTGCTCCAAAGCGGAGAGCAACTACGCAGCAAATTTGCTGATAG GACAACGAGATAAGCCATTCGTTACGGATGACGAGAACGAACTTCGTACGCCAAGACCCGATCTGCTGGACACACCCTACGCAGCTGGATACAACATGGATTCGTTCAAATACAACTActtcaag acCAACACTCAAGCCCCGCAGAATGCGATTCCAGCAAACGGTAAGAGTTCAGTGAAGACTCAAACCGTCAAGCCAAAACAAACGACGAGTGAGATCTTTGAGGAGAGCGCCAGCAATCATGGTCTTCCGATTCACTGGAGCACGAGGTATGCTAAGGAAGACGATGATAAGGAACGTAAGGATGACAAACAGGAGCTGGACACTCCGTTGAGTACTGCTATTCCGTTGAGCACCGAAGAAGCGCAGTTGCAAGGCAGTAAGACTAACGAACGTCGAGATGTGAAGGAAAATGAGAATAGAACCACAGTGCGGGTCAACGCCAAAGAAAAGCAATCGAATAGAGTTGAAGAAGCTGCAAGTAACAATAATCAGGTCAACGTTAAAGTGCCGTCCATTCGGTACGAACCACCATTTACACCAGAAGAGCAAGTCAAACGAGGaagtgccagtaaagaaacgtTAGGAGCAGGTTTCAAACCCTTCGAATCTATcttgaatttcaacaagaaAGGTAACCGCAAGGACTACGATTTCTCAAACCTTTTCGGAAGGAATGAAAGCATTAGGAATACACCACCAGCACAAACCCCAACTCCGGCATCAACTACCACACCAAGAACCATCCAATCGAGCACCACCAGGTTCTTCAGCAGCTCTTCTACAACGCCATCCCGTTCAACAACAAGATTCTCATCAACTTCGCGCCAAACTGGCTTCGTCACATCCACAGGCACAACCCAAAAGCCAATTTCTATCATTGTCTCTGACTTGCAACCACCTCAGTTGAATCCTGCTCAGTTTTCGCCTGGAACTGGACCAGCTTTCCGACCAGCTGTAACAACCGCAGCTCCAAGAAGCACTTTCACAGCAACTGCTACAACTACGACGACAACACCAAGGCCCCTAACCCTATCAGACCCTCGTCAATCGAACCGCGCTCCAACGACAATCCTGTTCAACCCTCCAGCAGCCACAGCTGGCTTGTTTGAAAACCGTTTCGCTCTGCAACGACCCCCGGTTACGTCCAAAGTCCCGGTTCCATCTCGAGATATCCTGCCACCATTCCAAAACGTCGCCAACTTTGACAAGATCAAGAACCGTTTCGTCAGCGAAGCAATCTTCACCCGTCAACCCATCACCAACGAACCGTCTAGCGGGCCCATCAAATCCGGAATCGACAAGCTCCAGGGTGACGTCCAAATCCAAGTACGCAACGATAACGTTCCTCGACCCTTCAGTGTCCCAACTCCGGCCAACGACCTTCTCCCCCCAAAGAAGGAATACGTGTTCTACGATGATGCCACCACCAAAGGCCCGCCAATCTACTATCAATGGAAGTGGTCCATTCCATCATTTGGGCTTGAACCTCCACTGGACGCCCCACTAACCGATGAGGAAAAACTACTTACTCAACTGAACCCTGCGTCCCAGGATTCACCCGACTCCAACCGCGAACACAACCAAACCGCTCGCTCGATTTCCTccgaaacgggaaatcccggcGAGAATCCTTCGACCAGCAACACGATCGCTGAAGCTAACAAACGCAAAATCCAACTGCCAACGCACAACTACCTTGAACTTCGCAAACAACTGGCCATTCCTGATTTCACGTTCCCACTGGAAAGCGCCGGCACTGCCCAAAGCGTCTACGAGCAGGAGGGAGCGGTCAACTCTTTCCAGATCAAAATTCCAGCCTACGCTCGCAGCGATGACGACAGCAGGGCTTGGTACGGCGAAAACGCCAAGTGTCCCCAGTGCCATCCTGCGTTCATGAGACCTGGCAGTTGTGAACCATGTATCAAAATTCGGAGATGA